In Deferribacterota bacterium, the sequence ATACCTACTAGTGCCCACATAGCTATCTCTGCTCTTGCTACAACACCTTTAATCTTTGAAATAGTAAATCTTCTAATAGCATCCATTGTACCACCAATATTTACAATATAACCTAGAGCAACAACCAATAAAATTAATACTGCCATATTTACATAACCTAATACACCATCAAGCAGTGCCCCCTCTACCCTTCCTTCTTTAAGATTAAACCACAAAATATTCTTCATTGGACATAAATCTGCTATATATATTAATATAACCGAGGATATAATCCCCCATGTTAAGGATGTTATAATGTGATGGCCCCTAAATGCAATTAATAAAACTAAGGCAAAGGGTATTAGAAGTATTAATCCCTCAGGCCTCCCAAAGGCACCAGTACTCAATATATCATTTTTTACAGTCATGTCACTACCGCCAAATATTAAGAATAAAATCATTGCAGGAATAGCAGCAGCAACGGCATACTTAAACCTAGATCTTACAACGCCTATTATATCAGTGCGTTGTGTAACTGCAG encodes:
- a CDS encoding Na+/H+ antiporter NhaC family protein, encoding GYGTVVAFCMLLYPAGVAIGSDPIVLLGAILSGAAFGDNLAPVSDTTIVSAVTQRTDIIGVVRSRFKYAVAAAIPAMILFLIFGGSDMTVKNDILSTGAFGRPEGLILLIPFALVLLIAFRGHHIITSLTWGIISSVILIYIADLCPMKNILWFNLKEGRVEGALLDGVLGYVNMAVLILLVVALGYIVNIGGTMDAIRRFTISKIKGVVARAEIAMWALVGILNSLITINTAAEILASTFVYDIGNELKIHPYRRANFLDSMTSALGYIFPWAGGTLLGIVSIQGLTSKYSFVQAVNPIEVVPYVFHGWLLVIVMLIAAITGWGRRFIGPNGEEVKSLKG